DNA from Kitasatospora herbaricolor:
TGACGAAGGCGATGCGCCGCTCGGAGATGAGGCGACGGGGGAAGCGCTCGCTGGTGCCCAGGCGTTCGGCTACCTGGCCGACGGTCAGGTACTGCTCGGAGGTGTTGGTCGAGCGGCGGTTGCTGTTCTCGGGCATGGGTTCTCTCCCCGCGGCGCGTGGCTGTGACGGGCCGTCGCCGCGGTTGATCGCTGTGGTAGGTGGTCGGTCTTGGATGGACGCTGCGGTTCCGGTGCGCCAACACTGGAACGAGCGGGGGTGGTAGGCCCAGGAGGTGGCCGGGCTGGGGGTCCTGGGTCAGTCGCGGGTGATCGCGGCCTTCAGGTTGTCGAGGAGCTGGACGAGTTCAGCCCTGGTGAACTGGTTGAACGGGCCGGCCTCGGCTGCCTCTTCGGCAGTCGCGAGCGGCGGAAGGTGTCGGGTGCGTCTGCCCTCTGGTCGCGCGCGCAGGGCGTGGGTGAGCGGGCCGTCGTCGCCGGCCTGGTTGGCCTCGTCGACGGGGAAGGGCAGAAGGGGGCTGATGCCGTCGGCCCAGTCCCAGGCCGCCTCGGTGGTGACCGGGCCGGCGCCGGTGACGTTGGTCCGGCTCGCGTCGGCGACGGGCGGCAGGAGGAGCGTGGTCGGGGAGACCCCGAGCGCGACGGCGATGGCAGCGAGGTCGTCGACGTCCACGCGCCGTTCGCCGCGCTCGATCTTGCTGAGCGCGGTCGTGGGCGTGGGGCGGCCCAGGTCGGTGAGGATCTCGGCGAGTCGGCGCTGGCTCATGCCGAGCTCGGTCCGCAGCCGCTCGATGTTCTTCGCGGTCTGCAGTCCGGTCGGGCCGATCTCGACGGGTCGTGTTGCCATGACGGGATATAAGCATGGATCTCCGGCCGCACCAAGTAGTCCGAGAATGCCGTGCGGATCGTGCTGTGCCGTCCGCGCACGTGTCGGTTTGTCCACTGCTTTATGGTCCTTGACATGCTGTTTGGTGCGGCCGGACTTTGCTGGTAGTCCTTGGGTGCGCGACTCGTCGGGAGGGCGGAGCCCATGCCGCCTTGCCACGTGGCGCTCCAAGATGGAACGTCGCTGGCGGCGCGGACGTCGCCTCCGCCGAGGCGGCGAGATCGGCAGAGAGCCGGTCGACCGGAGACGCAGGAGGGGATGAACGGGGCGGCGCGGAGAGGACCACGCGACCGCCCGAAAACGGGAGCGGCCCCCGGTGTTGGCGCACCGAGGGCCGAAGGAACTCCCTGAACCGACCACCTACCACAGCGATCAACCGAGGCACTGGACCGTCACAGTCACGGGTGCCTCGGGGAGGAAGCCATGCCCAAGAGTACGACCCTGGCGGCTCGCACCACACCCGCCTGCGGCAGCCTGCCCCCGAAGGCGGGGCGGTAGCCGTGGCGCGCATCCGCACCATCAAGCCCGAGATCACCCAGTCGCTCAGCCTCGCCGAGGTGTCGCTGACTGCCGAGCGGACCTTCGTCTGCCTGCTCACCCAGGTCGACGACGAGGGCCGCCACATCGACCACGCCGCGATCATCAACGGCGTCCTGTGGGCACTGCGGCCCGAGCACACCCCGGTCCACTGCGCGGACGACCTCCAGCAGCTCGCTGCCGTCGGCCTGCTCTGCCGGTACACCGGCTGCGACGGCCGCCAGTACCTGCACGTCGCCAAGTGGCACGAGCACCAGAAGATCTCCCACCCGAGCGCCTCCCGGCTGCCCTCGTGCCCGGTGCACGAGCATGGGCGGCGGTGCGGCAAATGCAAGGGGGAGCGGTGCATCCGCCCGGCTCCGGAGGACCTCGGGAGGGTTCCGGAGGCCGTCCCCGACCCGGTTTCGGTACCGGTCGGCGAGGGCGCGCTTCCCGAGGCCGCTCCGCATCACCTCAGCGCGCCCGAGTCAGGCCACCAGCCAGCGGACGCCGGTGAAACAGCAGGTCAGGGCACATCTCCGGAATCGCCCCGGAGGGCTCAGGAGGACCTCGTGCCTGGATCTAGGATCTTGGATCCTGGATCTACCCCTAAAGGGGGCGGCTCCGCCGCGCCCACCCCGGCACCCTCTCGCATCCCTCACCAGGACGAGCCGCACCACGTCGCGGCGCAGGCAACCGAGCACGGCGTGACTGCCCACGACCTGCTCGCCGAGTACGTGCGGGGCTGCCGCAAGCGCCCGCCCGCCAAGGTGCTCGGGCACCTCGCCAAGGTCATCTCCAGCCTGCTAGCCGAGAACTTCACCGAAGACGAGATCCGGGCCGGCCTGGCGCGGTACCAGGCCAGGCCGCTGAGCCCCAGCCTGCTCCCGGACATGGTCCACGAAGCCATCAACGCCCAGCCCGCAGCGGCTCGGCAGAGCGCCGCCCGTGCAGAGCACCAGCCGTTCACCAACCCCGGGGACGCCCTGGCCTACTACGGGGGCGAGCTGTGACCTCCACCCCGACGGCGGCCCGTACCGCCGACCGCGAGCCCAAGCTCATCGGCGGGGGCTGGCGCGAACGATTCGCCCGCATCCAGGCCGTCCCGACCACTGCCGCCGAACGCGAGGCCGACCAGCCGTCCACCGCGCTGGAGCTGGCCGACCTGCGCATCCCGCCGCGCTACCGACTCGCCATTGCCGACCACCCCGAGGTCACCACCTGGGTCCGGTAGGTCACCCTTGCGAGTCGCCGCGGGCCCGGTGGCGCCCCGGGCATCGCCCAGGGCCCGTCGCTGCTGATCACGGGCTCGACCGGGTCGGGCAAGACGCACCAGTCCTACGGGGCGGTCCGCAGCCTGCTCGCGGGCGGTGTGCGCCTGCGGTGGATCAAGACGACCGCCGAGGAGCTGTACGCCGCGCAGAGGCCCCGTCAGGGCGTTGATAGCGAGCAGGAGATGCGTGCGCTGATGGCCTGTCCGCTACTGATCATCGACGACCTCGGTGCCGCGAAGGCGACCGAGTGGACCGAAGCGCTCACGTTGCGGCTGGTCAACCACCGCTACGAGTACATGCTCCCGACGATCTTCACCACCAACCTGCCGCTCGGCGACATCCGCGCAGCCCTCGGCGACCGCACCGCGTCCCGGCTGGCGGAGATGTGCGAGCGCGTCATCCTCACCGGCCCCGACCGCCGACGGCGCACCGCCTGAGCCCCACCGGCTCCGCGCTGCCGCCGTGCACCTGACGCCGCACGGCCCGGCATCCCGCTTCACACGTCCACCCCACCGCCGCCTCGCCGCTCGACCCTGCCCTCGCAGCGACGAGGCCACCTGGAGCACCTCACGTGACCACCACCGCACTGCCCTCTGCCCACATACCTGCCGTCCGGGTGTCCCCCTGGGACCGCCTCACGGTCGTACTGCTCGGCGCGCTCGGCTTCGCCCTGTCCTACGACGCCCTGCGGCAGATGGCCGCCGCGATCCACGTGCGCGGCCCGCTCACCTACGCGTTCCCGCTGATCATCGACGGGTTCATCGCCTACGGCGTGCGCGCTCTGCTTGTCCTGCGCGAAGCCCCCCGGCCCGCCCGCGCCTACGCCTAGGCGCTCTTTACCGGAGCGACCGCTGCCAGCGTGTGGGCGAACGCCCTGCACGCCGTCCGCCTCAACAATCTGGCCGGCATCGGCAGCAGGCTCCAGCTCAGCGACACCGTCGTTGGCTTCCTGTCGGTCCTTGCCCCGCTCGCTCTCGGCGGCGCCGTCCACTTGTACATCCTCATCGCCCGCCACGGCGGGAACACCGCGATCCGCCGGGGTGAGCAGATCGACGATCCGCGCAGCGGAGCTTCTGCCGTCCCCGTCGCCGCCGACCAGGACGAGGACGTCCAGCCGCAGCGGACGGAGGACCGAAGCGACGAGAACGCGATGCTGACATTGCTGTCCGCCGCCGGTCTGCTGCCCTCCGAGTGGAGCGCCACGCTGCCCGGACACCAGTCGGCGGACGGCGATGACCAACCATCCGGTACTGCGAACACCTCAGACTCGTCCCAGGTCGGCGGCAGCGACAGCACCGTCCAGGGCAAGCCGCTCGGCCGTCCGCCGGGCGCGTCGATGGAGCAGTTGCTGGAGGTCAGCCGCATAGCGGTCGCGGCCCATGGTCGACTCACCCGCGCGGTCGTCGAAAAGGCCGTCCGAGAAGCCGGCCTTCCGCTCGGCAGTACCCGCCTCACCGAGCTGATGAAGAAGCTCCGCCAGGAGTCGGACGGCGAACAGAGCGGTCAGGCCCCGGAAGCCGACTGACCGCCATCAAGGCCAGCCGACCGACTAACCTCGGTCGGCTGGCCACCGACTTCTGCCGACTCGCAGCCGCAAACCGGCAGAAGCCCGCTGCTGCTGGTTCCCACATCCGGCGGCCCCTCCCGCGCGCAGTCACTGCCCGGCTGCACCACCCGAGAAGCCGCCCGTATCCGCAAGGCCGGTGCGACCAACCGGCACCCATGCGGAAGCGGCCCATCCACCCCGCCACCACCTTGAAGCACACCCGCGACCACCGCCCGCCAGACCCCCGAGCAACCAGCCCACGAGTCCTGTAGCCGCCCGTGACCCCGATGAAAGTGACCACCGCTCTGTCCCAGACGGAGCAAGTTGTGGGGTAAGGAGTCCTTACCCCGCTCCCGCCCCCTGGGGGCAGGCGCTGTCCCTGTCGATGGCCGCCCCAATGGGGCAGCCCGCGACGGGGAGGCCGGCCCGGGGGTGCCGACGAAAGGGAAGAGCCGCCAAGGACCGAAGTCATCCCTACGGTGCAGCACCGTCGCGCTCAACAGAGCGTGCCCGCGAACCGCCCGCACCCGCACCCGCACCCGCACCCGCGACATCGAATGGCCCTGCTCCAGCAGGCCGCCGACCAGCGTTCTGCTCCTACGATGTGGCGAAGGCTCGATCAGCAACGTCGATGACGCCGTGGCGGGTTGGGGTACCGCCGATGAGCCCCAGGATTCGCACCGGAACTGGTGGCACCTACGTCCAACCCCACAGTCGTGATCAGGCAGTGCGCTGCTTGGGCGCGTACCGCAGAAGGACGACATCACCGACGGTCGTGGTGTCGAGGAGCTTCATGCGGCTGGTGCTGCCGCCGGGGTACTCGGCGGGGTGGATGAAGCGCGGAGCCTGGGCTTGGCCGACCAGCAGCGGGGCGATGGCGAGATGCACCTCGTCGGCGAGGTTCTGGGACAGGAACTGCGTGTGGATCTGTCCGCCGCCCTCAACCATGAGTCGCTCGACGCCACGGCCGCCGAGATCGTCGAGCATGGCTCCGAAGTCGACGGTCGGGCCGGTGCTGACCACGTCGGCGAGGCCGTCGAGCTCCTCGCGGAGCTTCGCAGCCGCGCCGTCGGTGGTGTAGACGACCTTCTGGTCGCCGAAGTGCCAGAACTTGAGGTCCCGGGTGAGATCGCCGCTGGCGGTGATCGTCACCTTGAGCGGGTACTCCGGCTTGCCGGCTGCCACCCGGTCGGCGCGGCGCTTGTCGCTGTTGACGAGGAGCCGCGGGTTGTCGCTGCGGAGCGTGTTGCCGCCGATCAGGATGGCGTCGGACTCCGCCCGCACCTGGTCGACGCGGTCGAAGTCCTCCGCGTTCGACAGCAGCAGGCGCTGGGGTGACGTGTCGTCAATGTGTCCGTCCACGGAGGTGGCGACACTCAGGAGGACGTACGGGCGCTCGGCCATCTCGGATTCCTTCTCGTGGTGGGACGGTGGGACGTCTGCCTGATTTGATCAGACTTCATGGAGCACGACGTTGTCGAGAGCTCCCCGGAACTCCGAAACCTCGGCCACGGACGTCCAGCGCTGCAACTTCGTGTCGAGTAGGGCAAGCTCGGTGAAGATCCGGGCCGAGCCTGTCGCCGTGGCGATGGCCAAGGCCGCCGAGCCGCTGACGGCTGCCGCCTCCGGTCCGTCGGCGTGGAGCTGGGCAACTGCGGCGCGGGCGAGGTAGACACCACGGTCCCGGCGGTATGAGGTGGGCAGTGCGCGGATGGCGCGCTCGAAGCCGGAGACGGCGTCCTGGTGATTTCCGAGAGCCGAGAGCGAGCGGGCGCGCTGCGCCTCCACGTAGGACGCGTCGAGCCAGCGGCCACGGGACGTCTCGTCGATGCTGGGTCCCGCGACGACCTCCAGCGCCTGGTCGTAGGCGTTCTGGCTGGCCCGTTCGTCGCCGCGAAGGGCGTGGCCGTGGGCGCCGTAGACGGCTCCCATGGCGCTGAGGCGGCTTCGCGGAGGCGCTATCCGCTGGGCGGCCTCGGCAAGGTCGACGGTGTCGAGGGAATCTCGCATGTCGCCTGCAAGCTGGGCCTTGCGGGCCATCGTGTAGATCGTCAGGTCGTGGGCACCGGCCACGGTCGACCACTCGATGGCTCGGTCGGCCCAGTACTGGGCCGCGCGGAAGTCACCGCTGTCCTGGTACAGCCAGCTGCAGAACTCGGCGTACTCGGCCTGGACTTGCATCAGCTCCTGCCGATCCCGCCCGGACGCCTCCTGGCGGAGTTGCTGAATCTGCCGGATGTGTTCCTGGGCGTCGGCGACCACGTTCCGGGGGCCGAGGAAGTTGTCGCACTCGACCAGCGAGCGCCGCAGAGAGCGGAAGTTCTCCACCGGATGCACGTCCGGGGCGACGAGCCCAGCCGACCCGGCCTCGATGGGGGACACGTTCGAGGACGTACCGGAGGCGGGAAGCAGCGTGGCCCCGGCGACGGCGGTGACGCTTCGAAGGAGCTTGCGGCGCGGCATTGTCACGAAGGTGATTCTCCCGTCCGACATGCGACAGGCAACCCGCACCTCGCCGCTCATCAGCGCCATCGCCGAGCCGAGGGCAGCCGCGTCGACGTCCTTTCCTGCCGCCCGTCGGTGGTCGGCTTCGGTCACGGACGGCGAGTGAGTCACGGCCTTCGCCACACGCGATGCGCGCCCGGACGCGTCGGCCCTGTCCACATCCGACGGCTGCTTGTCCGCATCGCTGTCGACGTGTTCCAGGCCGCGGGAGAGGACCCCGCCGGTTCCGAGGGCTGCGTCGAGGGTGACCGCGAGCTCGGGCTTACACGGTCGTTGGCCCTTCTCGATCTTCGAAATCAGATCCCCGCTGACGTGCACCGAAGTGCCGAGCGCGTCCTGGGAGAGCCGCCGGGTCTCGCGCCAGTGACGCAGTTCGGCACCGAACCAGGCGCGGGCGGATCGGGAAGGCTCCAGCGTCTTCGGTCGTTGCGGCATCGCACCCCCTCTGCCTGCTGATGTGGACAACGCGGGCTGTCTGCATGCCGGGCTGGCCCCGGGGCGCCGCCAGGGCGCTGAATGGTTCCACAACGTCGCACACCCAGTACACACCGCGATCAGTGGATAGCGGGAGTGTTTTCGAAGTGCACGTTGGAGTGACATCCGCCAGCACGCCGCATCGGTCTAGGAGGAGCAAATGCCCATCACGGAAGCGAGGTTGAATCGGCACTACCGGACCGCGCTGCCAGGGCTGTGCCCCGAGGCGATGGGGCCGCTCCGGCAGATCGTCCGAGCCCATCTCTGCCTCTGGGGCCGGACCGGACTGACCGAGGTCGTCGAACTCGGCGTGACCGAGCTGCTGACCAACGTCTGCAAGCACACAGCTGGCGACTGCGAGCTGATGATCAAGGAGACGCCCTATGGCGTCCTCGTTGCTGTCACGGACTTCGACGACAGGATGCCGACGGTGGGGGAGGCGGCCGACGACATGGAGGGCGGCAGGGGCCTGTTCCTGCTGAGTTCCTTGGTCGACGAACTCGCCATGGAGTCTCTGCCGTTGGGCAAGAGGGTCTCGTTCCGACTGGAGGATCACCGAGCCGGTCCAGGCGGTCGATCGTGCTGACCATCGACCGAGTGACTCCCCTGATGGCCAGTTCGAACCCGCAGCGCGCCGTCCACTACAGCTGCACCGCCCTGTTCGAGAACGCCGGCACCGAGAGATCTCAACTTCTCGACTGGGATCTGCTCGCGACCACTGGCGACGCATTCAAGAAGATCCGCCGCGCGGCCGTCGGCATCACCCAGGTGCTCGACGAGCGTGCGAACGAGGGCCTCCGGGCATGGCTGCTGGACCGCGACGCGTTCGCCGCCTTGGAGGCCGCGCTCGGCGCGGGACGCACCTACGAGCTGGAACTCTGCGGTGCCACCGCGAGGATGGTTCTGGTCGCTCGTGGGGTGACCGCACTGCCGATGGTGGACCGGCTTTCGGCGAGTTGCCCGGCCCTGATGCTTCGCGGCCGACGGTTGTGGGCCGAGCAGCGTGAGCGGGCCATGGTCGCCGACCGAGACCGGTCGAAGTCCGGGCCAAGGGTGGGTCGATCAAGTGCTATCGGCTCCCGCCAGGCAGATTTGACGCTCAATCAAGGCGAATAGACTCGCTGGTTCCCAGAGATCCAGGACGACCCGGATCCGAATCGGGACGGCGGCCGGACGACCCGAATCGACGTTCGGCCTCAACCACCTTCACCAAGGAAGAGACACATCCATGCCCGAGAAGGTCACCAAGGACAAGGTGCTCGTCTACGTCGTGCGCGACGGACGGCTGCTGGTGTTCCGGCACACCGACTACACCTACGAGGAGGTCGGGATCCAGGTCCCCGCCGGCAGCATCCGTCCCGGGGAGACCCCCGAGGCCGCCGCCCTGCGCGAGGCCCGCGAGGAGACCGGCCTGACCGACTTCAAGATCGTGCGCAAGCTCGGCGAGGCCGAGTACGACATCAGCCCGTACCGGTTCGAGATCCAGCACCGGCACGTCTTCCACCTGGAGCTCACCGAGCCCACCCCGGAGCGGTGGACGAGCCAGGAGGACCACGACGGCGAGCAGAAGCCCACCCACTTCGAGTGCTTCTGGATCCCGTTGGAGGCGGCACACATCCTCCAGTCCGGCCAGGGCGCCCTGCTGGGACGCCTGTCCGACTAACCCCATCCGATCACGGCAGTGAGGAGGCAGTCGATGCACCGCAGCACCGAACGGCACCGCGACGGGATCGAACAGCTCTACCGAAGCCTGGACTCCGACGACACCGGTACCGCGGTGTCGGTCATCGTTAAGGTGCGCGGCGAGACCTGCGACATCGACTGCCTCTACTGCTACGAGAAGCGCAAGGAGGCACCCGGAGGAGCCCGGGTCAGCGCCGCTCAGATCGGGCGCCTGGCCACCCTCTTTCGGGGCCGTCCCCTCGCCGTCGAGATTCACGGGGGCGAACCGCTGACCGCCGGCACGGAGCACATCGCCGAGATTCTCCGCGAGCTGGCCGCCCTGCCCACGGTCGTTCGCGTGAGCCTGCAGACGAACGGCGTCCTGCTCGACGAGGACTGGCTCGACCTCTTCGAGGAGCTCTGCCCGATGCTGCAGATCGGCATCTCGTTGGACGGCGACGCCCAGGGCAACGCCTGGCGGGTCGGCTACGACGGCAAGCCGGTCTACCCTCGGGTTGCCCGAGCGCTGAACCTGCTGGCCGAGCGGGACCGCAGCGTCGGAGTGATCGCCGCCGTGACCCCGGCCGTACTCGGCCGAGCCCAGGACGTCCTCGACCACCTCGCCGGCTTCGGCTCGGTGAATGCCGTCAGCTTCGTCCCCTGCTTCGACACCACCATCCGTCGACCCACTGCGGCAACGGGCCGTCGGGCCTTGGCCAGCCGCCTGCTACAGCAGGCAGCCGTGGCCTCCGACGGAGGACCGGCCTGGGCGATTCACCCCGACGAGTACGCCGAGTTCGTCCTCGCCGCCACCGCGCACTGGATCAGCGCCGGGCACTTCGCCCGCATCAAGCTCGAACCGGCCGTCTCCACCATCCGGCGCCTCCGGGGACTCGGGACCGGGTTCTGCCACTTCTCCGACCTCAAGTGCGACCACGTCACCCTCTACCCCGACGGCCGCCTCGGTAGCTGCGACGAACTGCCCTGGCCCCAGGCCCAGCTCACCCTCCTGGACACGACGAACGACCAACGCGAGATCACCGAGGCCCAGCAGGGCTCCAACCTCCTGAACCAGGGCAAGGCCCTGATGAACAAGTGCACGACCTGCGACTACCGCAGCACCTGCGGCGGAGGCTGCGTCGCCACCCGCTGGCGCATGAACCTGGCCAGCGACCAGGACGCCTACTGCGACTACCGGATGCGCATGATCGACGGCATCGCCGCCCTGCTCGCCCAACCCATCCACCCCGACGGCGCTTGGTGCCGGACCCTGCGCTGGCGCCCCCGCACCCCGAACAGCATGCGAGACGTGGCCGGCTTCGCCGCCCGCTGGGACGACCGCACCGCGCCCCGCGAAACGGTCAGACTGCACACCAGCTCCCACGGCAACATCAACACCGTCGGGCGACCCGGCATCCACGAGGCCGATGACCTCGACCCCTCCCACCCGCAGTGGCGCGATGCCATCGAACCGGGCGTCTGGCCCCTGGTCCACACCGTCACCCGCCGTTGGAACCTCATCACGTACGACAGCTGCGAGGGCCACGCCTACGCGGGCCTCGACCTGGACCCCGCTGTACGCAAGGTCGGCATCCTCGCGCGCGACCAGGGCGAGTACACCCGCGCTGCCGCTGCTCTCTGCCGTGCCGCCACAGCAGCGGCATCCGGGCTGCCGGCCTCGGTCACTGTCACGCTCGGCCGCTCGGAGCTGACCTGCGAGACCACCGGAGCAGCGACGC
Protein-coding regions in this window:
- a CDS encoding excisionase family DNA-binding protein; this encodes MPENSNRRSTNTSEQYLTVGQVAERLGTSERFPRRLISERRIAFVKIGSHVRISESVLAAYIEANTVAPVHSGRRRFGRAA
- a CDS encoding helix-turn-helix domain-containing protein — translated: MATRPVEIGPTGLQTAKNIERLRTELGMSQRRLAEILTDLGRPTPTTALSKIERGERRVDVDDLAAIAVALGVSPTTLLLPPVADASRTNVTGAGPVTTEAAWDWADGISPLLPFPVDEANQAGDDGPLTHALRARPEGRRTRHLPPLATAEEAAEAGPFNQFTRAELVQLLDNLKAAITRD
- a CDS encoding ATP-binding protein, encoding MTGSTGSGKTHQSYGAVRSLLAGGVRLRWIKTTAEELYAAQRPRQGVDSEQEMRALMACPLLIIDDLGAAKATEWTEALTLRLVNHRYEYMLPTIFTTNLPLGDIRAALGDRTASRLAEMCERVILTGPDRRRRTA
- a CDS encoding DUF2637 domain-containing protein gives rise to the protein MTTTALPSAHIPAVRVSPWDRLTVVLLGALGFALSYDALRQMAAAIHVRGPLTYAFPLIIDGFIAYGVRALLVLREAPRPARAYA
- a CDS encoding RibD family protein, with the protein product MAERPYVLLSVATSVDGHIDDTSPQRLLLSNAEDFDRVDQVRAESDAILIGGNTLRSDNPRLLVNSDKRRADRVAAGKPEYPLKVTITASGDLTRDLKFWHFGDQKVVYTTDGAAAKLREELDGLADVVSTGPTVDFGAMLDDLGGRGVERLMVEGGGQIHTQFLSQNLADEVHLAIAPLLVGQAQAPRFIHPAEYPGGSTSRMKLLDTTTVGDVVLLRYAPKQRTA
- a CDS encoding helix-turn-helix domain-containing protein, with product MPQRPKTLEPSRSARAWFGAELRHWRETRRLSQDALGTSVHVSGDLISKIEKGQRPCKPELAVTLDAALGTGGVLSRGLEHVDSDADKQPSDVDRADASGRASRVAKAVTHSPSVTEADHRRAAGKDVDAAALGSAMALMSGEVRVACRMSDGRITFVTMPRRKLLRSVTAVAGATLLPASGTSSNVSPIEAGSAGLVAPDVHPVENFRSLRRSLVECDNFLGPRNVVADAQEHIRQIQQLRQEASGRDRQELMQVQAEYAEFCSWLYQDSGDFRAAQYWADRAIEWSTVAGAHDLTIYTMARKAQLAGDMRDSLDTVDLAEAAQRIAPPRSRLSAMGAVYGAHGHALRGDERASQNAYDQALEVVAGPSIDETSRGRWLDASYVEAQRARSLSALGNHQDAVSGFERAIRALPTSYRRDRGVYLARAAVAQLHADGPEAAAVSGSAALAIATATGSARIFTELALLDTKLQRWTSVAEVSEFRGALDNVVLHEV
- a CDS encoding ATP-binding protein; translated protein: MPITEARLNRHYRTALPGLCPEAMGPLRQIVRAHLCLWGRTGLTEVVELGVTELLTNVCKHTAGDCELMIKETPYGVLVAVTDFDDRMPTVGEAADDMEGGRGLFLLSSLVDELAMESLPLGKRVSFRLEDHRAGPGGRSC
- a CDS encoding NUDIX hydrolase, whose product is MPEKVTKDKVLVYVVRDGRLLVFRHTDYTYEEVGIQVPAGSIRPGETPEAAALREAREETGLTDFKIVRKLGEAEYDISPYRFEIQHRHVFHLELTEPTPERWTSQEDHDGEQKPTHFECFWIPLEAAHILQSGQGALLGRLSD
- a CDS encoding radical SAM/SPASM domain-containing protein produces the protein MHRSTERHRDGIEQLYRSLDSDDTGTAVSVIVKVRGETCDIDCLYCYEKRKEAPGGARVSAAQIGRLATLFRGRPLAVEIHGGEPLTAGTEHIAEILRELAALPTVVRVSLQTNGVLLDEDWLDLFEELCPMLQIGISLDGDAQGNAWRVGYDGKPVYPRVARALNLLAERDRSVGVIAAVTPAVLGRAQDVLDHLAGFGSVNAVSFVPCFDTTIRRPTAATGRRALASRLLQQAAVASDGGPAWAIHPDEYAEFVLAATAHWISAGHFARIKLEPAVSTIRRLRGLGTGFCHFSDLKCDHVTLYPDGRLGSCDELPWPQAQLTLLDTTNDQREITEAQQGSNLLNQGKALMNKCTTCDYRSTCGGGCVATRWRMNLASDQDAYCDYRMRMIDGIAALLAQPIHPDGAWCRTLRWRPRTPNSMRDVAGFAARWDDRTAPRETVRLHTSSHGNINTVGRPGIHEADDLDPSHPQWRDAIEPGVWPLVHTVTRRWNLITYDSCEGHAYAGLDLDPAVRKVGILARDQGEYTRAAAALCRAATAAASGLPASVTVTLGRSELTCETTGAATPVLDLALQPAAGHGWEDYFAHLDEATAVFADALCDEHPSLSLACSCPLPTRRTPGPGQPEAVSP